The Equus quagga isolate Etosha38 chromosome 2, UCLA_HA_Equagga_1.0, whole genome shotgun sequence genome has a window encoding:
- the GSTO1 gene encoding glutathione S-transferase omega-1 isoform X2, which yields MRFCPFAERTRLVLNAKGIRHEVININLKNKPEWFFEKNPLGLVPVLENSQGQLIYESTITCEYLDEAYPGKKLLPDDPYEKARQKMIFELSSQIPTLLICFLRGQNKDDYSGQKEQLHKEFSKLEEVLTNKKTTFFGGKNISMVDYLIWPWFERLEAVELIDCVDHTPKLKLWMEAMRKDPTVSALITDAKTLRGFTDLYLQNSPDACDYGL from the exons GCATGAAGTCATCAACATCAACCTGAAAAATAAGCCTgagtggttctttgagaagaatcCCTTGGGTCTGGTGCCAGTTCTGGAAAACAGTCAGGGTCAACTGATCTATGAATCTACCATCACTTGTGAGTACCTGGATGAAGCATATCCAGGGAAGAAGCTGTTGCCAGATGACCCCTATGAGAAAGCTCGCCAAAAGATGATCTTTGAGTTATCTTCTCAG ATACCAACTTTGCTAATATGCTTTCTTCGAGGACAAAATAAGGATGACTACTCTGGCCAAAAAGAACAATTGCATAAAGAATTCAGCAAGCTAGAGGAG GTTCTGACCAACAAGAAGACAACCTTCTTTGGTGGCAAAAATATTTCTATGGTTGATTACCTCATCTGGCCCTGGTTTGAACGGCTGGAAGCAGTGGAGTTAATTGA CTGTGTAGACCACACTCCAAAACTTAAGCTCTGGATGGAAGCCATGAGGAAAGATCCCACAGTATCAGCCCTCATCACTGACGCGAAGACCCTTCGTGGTTTCACAGATCTCTACTTGCAAAACAGCCCTGATGCCTGTGACTATGGGCTCTGA